A single region of the Pseudomonas sp. VD-NE ins genome encodes:
- a CDS encoding glycosyltransferase codes for MKAFDLPTQPSSNFSLVLVNYKTPDITRMCLELLREHVQEQRIPVWVVDNDSADASLDYLRTLDWINLIERPSPGREVGHIAHGKALDLALEKVDTDYLFLLHTDTFVYDKEVFAMMMRECTKTPDMAAVGCVEQLNRGIVRDTWRLTSRFCKHYVRKAKVRLGLRSKMPRPYKETHLKSFCTLWNARLMKSQGLHFCMDEQVPGYALQDRMTSLGYGIKFLSPRKIFSYLDHIQSGTVAAAGTYGANHRRTKMYQATLKRFQGAARHS; via the coding sequence TGGTAAATTACAAAACCCCGGACATCACCCGAATGTGCCTCGAACTTTTGCGTGAGCACGTCCAGGAGCAACGCATTCCGGTGTGGGTGGTGGATAACGATTCGGCGGATGCCAGTCTCGATTACTTGCGCACGCTCGACTGGATCAACTTGATCGAACGGCCTTCGCCGGGCAGGGAAGTCGGCCATATTGCGCATGGCAAGGCACTGGATCTGGCGCTGGAAAAAGTCGACACCGATTATCTGTTTCTGTTGCACACCGACACCTTTGTCTACGACAAGGAAGTGTTTGCCATGATGATGCGCGAGTGCACGAAAACTCCGGATATGGCTGCAGTCGGTTGTGTCGAACAACTCAATCGCGGGATTGTGCGTGACACCTGGCGTTTAACTTCGCGTTTCTGCAAGCACTATGTTCGCAAAGCAAAAGTACGTCTTGGCCTGCGCTCGAAAATGCCAAGACCGTACAAAGAAACTCATCTGAAAAGTTTCTGCACATTGTGGAATGCACGTTTGATGAAGTCCCAGGGCTTGCACTTTTGCATGGATGAGCAGGTGCCCGGATATGCGCTGCAAGATCGAATGACTAGCTTGGGCTATGGCATCAAGTTTCTGTCGCCGCGCAAGATTTTCAGCTATCTGGATCACATTCAGTCAGGAACCGTCGCGGCGGCAGGCACCTACGGGGCAAATCACCGCAGGACGAAAATGTATCAGGCGACGCTGAAGCGCTTTCAAGGGGCAGCTAGACACAGCTGA